Within Suricata suricatta isolate VVHF042 chromosome 12, meerkat_22Aug2017_6uvM2_HiC, whole genome shotgun sequence, the genomic segment GGTTCTCATACTTTCTGCTCCTGGCAGGACCCGTGCTCCTAGGGGGCTCACAGCGCACCTACCACCGGCTGGTGGGGACACTGCCCGCTGGCTGACCACATATGCTGGCAAAGGGACAGACCGGGCTAGGCTCCAAAGGGCTTCAGTGTGAAGGCCGGGGTGCCAGCAGTGCCCAGGGCACCCCTAGACCCTGACTAGTACCCATGAGCTGGCTGCGGCCAGTTGAGTGTGTCCTCCAGGCTGCGCCTCCAGGAGCACCAGGCCCAATGCTGCGGGGCCCAGAGTCTGTCCATCGCTGACCCTCAGCAGCCCTAGGCTCACCCCTGGGCCTGGGATCCCTAACCCCCACAGCCTCACCTTCCACAGTGAGCGCCCAGGGCCTGTCcacaccgcccctccccccaagccccaGCCTAACCTTCCTGGGGAACCAGGATCTccacgcaccccccccccccacccagcctcaCCTTCGGAGGCGGGGCCCAGGGCCTGTGCGCCCCCTCCCATCCCTCCCGCAGCCTCATCTTTCCCAGCAGGCCCAGGGCCTGCCCACAccagccccaccctcccctccgcAGGGCACGGGGGTCTCCACGCAGCCTCTAGCCTCACCGTCGGAGGCGGGCCCGCAGGCAAAGAGCGCGGGCGCGGCGCGCGNNNNNNNNNNNNNNNNNNNNNNNNNNNNNNNNNNNNNNNNNNNNNNNNNNNNNNNNNNNNNNNNNNNNNNNNNNNNNNNNNNNNNNNNNNNNNNNNNNNNCCTTCTCCCGGTGGCCGACCTCGGCGGCGGCGACGCGGCCGGGGACCCCCGCCTCCGTTCGGCTCGCTGGCTCCTGCGCCTGGGCGTCACCCACCGCTCTCTTGGGTAACACGTCCAAGTAGGCGGTGGCAGGAGTTTTGCAGACTCTATCAGTACTGtcatcagttgcatttctgttgAAATCCTGAGTATCTTTGTGAACCGGCGAGAGGACAGTGCTGCCCAGAACATTCGGAAAGGCAGAGGCCATGCCCTTCAGTTGCTTTGCGGGTGGGCTGCCTTTAACATCTTTGGCACCatcaaaaaatcttttcaaatttttggtTTGCGCACTGTCGGCAGGTAGTAGTGCATCTTCGGTCTCCTGGCTTTTCCCGTCGTTCTTGCCGTCGGCGGTGATGTCGATCTGTTTGTCCTTGTGATGTCTCTCCAGGTGATACCGCAGAGAGGTCTTCTGGGCTGCAGCATAGTCACAGAATTCACATTTGTATGGTTTTTCACCTAGAACAACAAATGTCACCCAATTACACGAGTTTATGAAAAGCATCCAACGAGATCTTTGGAAACTGGAATCATCTAAGAGAGAATATAGggtctttcctcttcccttctctctagTAACCTTCACATCCGGGGCTTTTTACCAGTTGCCTGCTTTATCACCCTGACTCCACTATTTGAAAACGTgaataatgtctttaaaaaatagcacACCTTGAACTTACTTAATCTTCATAACAGTCCCATGGAACAGTATTATCACAAGAAGGTTCAATAACTTGCccacgggacacctgggtggctcagctggttaagcgtccaactttggctcaggtcacaatctcatgcttcaggagatcgagccccacaacgggctctgtgctgaccactcagagcctggagcctgcttcagagcctgcttcaaattctccgtctccctctgtccgcccccccccccgcaataacttgcccaaggctgcCCAGCTAGCGAGTGGGAGCAATGAAATTCAAGTCCACGCACCCTCCATTATGTTACAGCTGCTCCTACAATCTCAAGGAAATTCTACATATATTCTTGTTTCGTCCCGAAATCAtgaaaatcaataacaaaaaaaaaaaaagctgtggtgTTAAAAAATACTAGAGTAAGTTGTACTAAGATGAGGGTCTACAGTAGtcagaaagtaaataaactaagTTCAAAACAGGAACAGTTGGGAGTTACAGTGACACTAAGACTGTCATTAGCACGCTCCACGCGTAAATGATTCTCCAAGGATCTAACAGAATACGTGaacaacaatattaaaaaaagaaacccaaagaacTGTGTTAAAtgaattgttttacatttaaattgtgTTTAAACGAATGAGAACTAAAGGTGCTCCAGGAAGGTTCTTACCTGTGTGCGTTCTGAGATGAATATTGAGGTAATAATTTGAACGGAAAAACTTCCCACAGTAACTACATTCTCTTGAGGACGTAAGATGCTTGATTTTTCCTCCGTCATCATTTTTATCttgaagcagaaacaaaaatatttatgtaagacAACTCAAGTGCATGAGTAAGACAAGCTGGCTTTAAGTATTCTTGATGGAAGTATTTTTGGAAAGCATAAAATAACCTTTCTATCTTAGTGCCGGAGCACACCAGAAAGGGTAGGGGCACAGCAAATGCTGTTTGGAGGTCACTGGTATCTTGTGAGCTTTTTATACATGTGTGCcttgtgtttttttggttttgtttttgttttctgagtataGCCAAGTTAGTTGGGCGTTAAGAGATTCAGTTCCTCATTTGCCTCAATCACAGGAAGGATCATTTAACAGACAGGCATGCATGGGCAACTTTCTGTTCTCCCAACATGCCTGCAACATGCCTGCTGAACCTACACACGCTGGCTGGGTAACCAGCTTCTCGGAGTAGCTGAGTTACAGAACTGAGCCAATAAATACTGCCAGGTTTCCCAGCCAGAGAGAAGTCGATCCTAAGCTCAGGCCAGCTACCACTAGAGGGTAGCAAGCACAACCTAATCTTCCCAGAAAATAAAAGGTTTGGCACTGGGTCAGACACCTTGTTTGTCACAAGTTAGCATGTTTTGGAAAGCAAACCATATCATTTGCCAGCACTCGATCTGAGACCAATCAAAATCTGTCCCCGAATGACAACAGGTCAAACGTGAAAAGTAAATCTCCGCATTGGCCAGGACGGTGTATGTCCGGGATCTGCCGGGAGATACTAATTAAAGGGTGACTGTATTTAAACTCCAGCCCTCCAAAAGTTCCGTGTGCTACTGTTCAAATACCCACGCCACAAAAATTAGTGGGAAAGTTCTAGATAAACTtctttttactgaaaatattctGTGCACTGCACAAGGACAGGAGAGGTGGGTTCAGCTCTTAAAACTgagcatggggcgcctgggtggctcagtcggttgggtgtcccactttggctcaggtcatgatctcacactccgtgagtgtgagttcgagccccatgtcgggctctgtgctgaccactcagagcctggggcctgcttccgattctgtgtctccctctctctctgacccttacccactcacacagtctctctctctctctctcccccaaaaataaacaaacacgaaaaacatttttacagtatatgttaaaaaattttttacaaattgagTATCATGAAACTGGCCATTTTGCCTTGAAAACCGAACTCCGACCTTTGAAAGGCCTCCTTTCCCTGCCCCATTCCTCACTTTGCATGTGAGATTATAAATAATTTGGTTTACAAATCTTAAAAAGCAGCTTTGTGGCAAACCTCGGGCAGCCGTCAGGACCACAGAGGCAGGATGCCCATCAACCCCCCGATGAACACGTATCCCCCCTCTAaacatcctaaaacagcagagcCAGGCACTCATCTAAAACGGTATCatggagacttaaaaaaaataataataattacatgaaTAACCACTGTTAAACCTATTTTCCCAGTAgaacaaacataaaaactaaatattcaCTTTGCCTTTTGATCTTCTTAAAAGTAAATCTCAAGAAAGCCAGGTGGGTGGTAAATGACGGCAGGACAAATCAGACCACCACGTCAGAATACAAATTTAGGAAAATCCATTCTCTCAACGCAGAATGCCCAGCTTTGTCTTCCAAACACACCCGGCTAGCCAAGTTTGAACCTTACTGCAATTTCCTACTCCCAAGTATGCGTCAGGATTTATGTTATGTTGCATCACACCCAAAAAGTTATGAAATGCCTCTCTTTTAACAGAAAGGACACGAAACGCCCACAGAGACCTCGTCCCTGCTCCTTGGGCGTCACCTCTGATTGTACAGCgctgttctttttaaagaactgcaAACTTTTTACCAACGGGCTGTTGAAATGATCCTTGGGAGGCGGAAGACAAGGGTCGATGAACCAATTTTGCAAACAGAGAAATCAGGGCAAAGAAAGGTTAAGCAACCCGTAATTGGCCACAAAAACAATGCAGTGGTAGAACCCGACTCCGGGCAGGTCGCGGCGCTCCCAGCGATTATCCGGCTTTCTGTCAGCCCCACGACCAAGATTTCCACCCAGTCCTCCTGCCCACACCACCTGCTGGCAGACTGTGACCGACCGTTTCGTTTCTTCCAGGGCAGCAGGGCAGCTCGAAGACCTAATTATCTCCCCATTACAGCATGCCCCCGGAATGGGACCGACATTAACAGGGACCACAGTAAAGACTAGCGGTCTGAGGTTAGGGTCTTCTTTATGACGTCATTAAGACACCATAACGTGCTTTCTAGATTCCTCAAGACTGAAGTATGCTAAGCGCTAGGTTTCCTCCCAGGGGTCCCCTGAAACTTGAACCATTCTGAATACGCCCGATGAACGGACCACTGGCTCTCCCCTCCAGGACGCGATCAGAAAAAGAACCAGGACGCCGGTCTGGAGGACAGAGCCTCCAGCGTATCATCTGGTCAAACTCATCTTGGGCCTCACACGAGTTCTGACTAGCCGGCCATCAAGTTACACCATCAAGTTACACTGAGAGAAGGCAGCAGCATTTGCTGAAACCAAAGACCACTTTTGTGAATGATCATGTTTCTCTAAGGCTCATTCACATCTCCATCACTTGGCTGTTGAAGGTACAGGGGTTCTTTTAAATTGTCTTCAAGCAAGAGAATCCTTTAGTCAAAGCAAGAATTACTAAAGGGATACAAGAAGTCTCTGGTTTAAGTGCCGATGGGCAAGACTTAACTACACAGGCGGGATCTCTCTGCCTTAGATAATGTCCCTGGGCCTCAGGAGGCAATTTGTCAGTGACAGCTTCCGTTTCCTTTAAAAGCTATGAGTACATCAAAAACCTGAGCAAGTGAGATTCCTTCAAAACATCTTCGGTGTGTTCACGTTCCCTCCTATTTTATACACAAATGGACTTAGTTCCTGAGCTGACCGTTAACCAACACTAGCCCCCCAGACACGAGAGGACAGGGTACCAGGAAGCACCAAACTCTGGCTCTGGCTGACCACCATTCCCAGTACCTTCTGTGACCACTAGGAAAGCCAtctggagggacacctgggtgcctcagtcacttaagcatctggcttcggctcaggtgataatctcacaattcgtgggttcgagcccctcatcaggctctgtgctgaccgctagctcagagcctggagctgtcttcagattctgtatctccctctctctctgcccctcccctgctcctgctgtctctctgtctctctctctctgtctctctctctctgtctctctctctcaaaaataaataaaaagtttaaaaaaaaaaaaaaaagccacctggAATAAATGCATGAGAACCGGGTcctggaaggaaagggaagtttGCTGCAAAAATGGAAGCGAAGCCCGGGGGCCCTCAACCTCGACATCACAGGACACCAGGGCCACATAATGCCTTGCTGGGGGGCCGTCCTGTGCACTGGGGGTCActcagcatccctggcctctgcccaccggGCACCAGcagcacacacacactaacacagTCGTGACACCCAAAACTTTGTCTAGACACTATGAGATTCCCCAGGGGGGCAAAACTGCCCCAGTGAAGAGACTGCGTGTCCTCTGTggacaacatataaaaaaaaaaaaaaaaaaatcacacaattttCAGAACAGGAAGAAACTCTGAGAAAAATCAAGGCCCTGCGAGGTCAGGGGGACTTACAACAAGGCTAGTGCCAGAAGAGCCTGGACGCAAACCCcgctctctgtctccccacccccaccccgacagCGCTGTCCAGGGCCGGAGCTGGAGGAAGCACGGGGCGCAGCGGGGCCCCTCACCTACCCAAATGGAGCCCTTCCGGAAGTCCATCCTCAGATCCATCCTCAGAACCGCCTTCTCGATCGACGGCTCCATTCTCATCCAGGGCAGTGGTGAGGTCCGGGGAACACGTCCGAGGCTGCCTTCCGTCCACGGACATGGTTGGCGACTCGGCGTCGGCCCTCCGATCCTTCTTGTGGACCCTCGAGTGCAAGACCAGCTGGTGGTAGGTCCggaaggctttgccacactcaGAGCAGTGCGTCGGCTTCTCTTTGCTCCCGGGCAGCTTCGGGTCGCCATCCATGGAGGACACGTCGCTGCCGCCTGCCGGTCTGGACTTCTCCTTCTCTTGCGAGAGGCCCGCACAGCCGCTCTTGCTTGGCTTTGACTTTCCAGAACCTTCGGAATGGTTTTTCCAGATCTCCCCGAGCTCCTCCTTTTCTGAACACGAGTCATCGTTGTCGGTGCTGCCCTCCTGGCCGGGCTGCTCCTTCACCTCGCGGCAGACGGCGACTTTGCCTTTGGTGGCCAGCTGCCAGGCCTGGTAGGTGGTGAACGGATCGAGCTGAGGTATCCATTTGGTGGGCTTCTTCCCAGTTTCAGGGTGCGACGTGGGCCTCAAGTTCAAGAACTGCAGGAACTCTTCCCCCGGAGCGGGCATCCCCCCCTGCGGAGAGGTCGTCTGAGCACCGCCGCCGCCGGAAGCGCTGTCTTTGCTGTGCATCTTCCTGTGATCAATCAGACtttccttatttggaaacaggaagCCACAGACCATGCAGATTTTGTACGGGGACGAGAGGCTCTCGGCCGCGTGCTCCTGCACCACCTCGTTGATGGTGGCGGGGCTCTCGGAGCCCGGCTGCAGCTTGCCCTTGGCCCCCGCTTTGCCGGTGTGCGTCCGCATGTGGTTTTtaaggaaccagggctccttgaacCTCCGTCCGCACACGTGGCAGCCGTACGTGAAGGAGTCCTTATGCTTCTTCATGTGGATCTCGACGTCGAAAGCCACTCGGAAGGTCTGCCCGCACACCTCACAGCTAAATTCTTCGTTCTCTTTGCCGTTCTTGTCCTTCGGCGGCTCCGCTCGCACCTGACTCTTGTCCAGAGGGCTCAGGTACTCGGCCTCCACGCGCAGGACGGCCGGCTCGCAGAGGATCGGCCGGTGCTGCATCAGGACGTGTTTGTTGAGGTCTTCTGAGTGCGTGAAGGTCTGACTGCAGAACATGCAGTCCAAGGGCATGTAGCCTTCGATCTggattatatttttctcttgcgTGGCTCGGAAAGGAACGGCGGCGGTCCCTTTTATGGACACGGCATCGTCCATCTCCACCTGGGTACCAAGCGGATTGCCAATAACTTCCGGCCCGTCCATGTACACCAGCAGGGACTGGGTGGGCATGTTTCCTGGCACTTTCGGACTGTATAGAAAGTAAGAATCCGGTGGAGGAATTTCTGGAATTGGAGTAAGGCCACTTGTAAGACTTGTCACTCACACCCCCAGCAGCCCTGGACTCAAAATGGGGACAAATATTTGTTACAAAAGGTCAAAAGCAAAGTATATATTCCTGTAGCTTCTTATCTTCAGAAGTCTTAGGAAGCTCAGTGACAGAGCCTATCAAAGGTTCTTTCCACAAACAAGGCAGACAGACTCCCCAGCACTTTGATTCAAATatgagtcagcacagagcattgGTCTCCACTGAGTGAGTGATTCAGTTGAGCAAGAAGTCAATCCCAGCAACCTGGAGACAAGGGATTTCCAAAACCTGGGGGGAGGACAACACAGAAATGGTTAGCTGCAGCCAGAGGAAAGAGAAGCCCGGCGTGGACGAAGACATGCCTAGAGCTCATCTCTACTTTCAACCAACATCACGAATCCTGTGAAACAGGCTCGTTAATGAAGTCATTAGCGGTTTACCCAATCAGGACACTTAGCAAATCGCTGGTTTTTCATCCAGTGAAGGAACTGAAAACGTGGTACTCTAATGACTTAAATCTAAACTTCTATAAGATTCAGGACAGAAACTGTTCAATTCCgcagaatgcatttttaaatgtcactgcAATGCAATGTGTAGCCTTACAAACAGCCCCTACAAATCTAGAGACTTTACCGGTTATGAAAAATGGCAAATAAGGCACtgtaagtaaaaatgttaaagccAGAACTTCACACTGTCTTCTGGACAGTCAAGAGACACAAACGCCTAACGGCACCCTCGAAGATCACACACGCACAGGCCagcaacatgcacacacacgaacAGGAACCTCTCCACAAAGCCACACTCAGACCCTACAGAACACTCAGAACGACTGAGGCTCATCTTGGCCAAGGAGCACCGCAGCCATTTTGGTTCACAGGATACCCGCTGcccaaatcccaaatcccagcTGCTCCTTCCTTCAGCCTTCACCAAAGGTCAGGGGAGGGCTTCCTTGTGCACACAGCAAATAAGGAAGCGCATGCGCAAGGCTACACGTTCGAATCCTCCACACAGCCGGTTCTACAGGGCTCCGTCCTTCATCAGAAAACGGGTCCTCCCATTTTTAACCCACCCCTCACATCAGGTGCTGGCGCGCTGGAAAAGGGGTGATTACTGAGCTCTGCAGGCCAATTTTCCTTCTTGGAGAAGAATGAACCTCCAAACCCAACACCCTCCACCTTTCTGCAAGCACAGAATGGTTTCTAAACAGACTCAACTACTTTAACTGCAGTCTGTTCAATCCACCCAACAGAACAAAAAGACTTGCAAACTACTCCCACCGCCTAGACttgactttccttctctctccacttcctcAAAGAGCAAGGGCCTCTAGGCTCAGAGAAGACAAGGAAacatttcttccccttctttctcataaaggaagaaaattctcatGCTCCTTGCTATCTTTAGTTTTGAATAGACCAGATCTTTAACATTAAGCTTTTCTAAATAAGGCTGCAGATTAAAGATTAGCGGAAAGAAAGAAGGTACTAAAGTGTTTTATCTTAATTTCTGAGTCTTTTGTGGTGATCACAATGGAGGAGCTACTCTTGGGCTGGCCACCAGCTTGGTGGGCTTTCCCAGAACACCCGAAAGACTGGGGTTCTGGTGCTGCAAGTCACAACCTTCAAGTTGTCCCCACCACACCCCACGCCTTCATCTACTTACTATACGTGGTTCAACTGCAGGATCACCCTTAAGAGTTGGAAATTTTTACGGTTCTCAGGGCAGACCTACATTTACAGATACACAGACTCCAAAGAACATTTAATGCTTTCCTAATGAAGATATTAAACaatctttgaaaaatgtaatGGCTAATTCAGGGTTCTATGTagtcaatatttactgaatgctagTGTACAGGGTAATATTTTAACTGAAGAAATAACAGTACAAACTCCAGAAAAGCAGTTATCAAACTGACACCAGTGTTTTCACtagatgaaaaacagagaaacaactCAATGAGCCCTACACAAACCACACAGATTAATTTCAATTTGAATAGAGGCTGTCCTCTATTTTTTGGTTGCAAAGtagctttttaaatgaaagggtGGCAAGAgcaaacagtcttttttttttaatgtcctaatTTGCCCAAAAATCAAAGTTAGTCCTCTATgtcagacctctctctctctccctctctctctctctgtatatgtgtgtatgtaagaaATTTTACTCCTCTGTGATACTTTAAATTTGGGGGAATTCCAGTTTCCTACAAATAATCTTTCCCAAAAAGACACCAACCACTCCTAAACTCAACCTTCTGAATTAGAAATGTGATGTGGGCATATCCCTGGACTTCCAATCCAGGGAGGAATGGCATGACTGGAAGGAAAGGCCTTAGTTTCAAATTTTCTCTCTGAAATGTTCAAATGCCTGGGTTAAAAAAAGTCTCATCAGTTTCTAACACAAGAGCCAGAGGGTTAGTAAAGGAGGCACCGCGCAAGAAGAACTTAGGAGAAAGAGCTTCGGTTTtgcccagggtgggggcaggacgGAGGCCTGGAGATGAGGGGAAGGTGGTCCTGTGCCCGCCCAGGAGTCTCCCAGGAGATGCTCCCAATGGGGAAGGAGACCCTTCCAGGTAAAAAC encodes:
- the ZNF217 gene encoding zinc finger protein 217, whose amino-acid sequence is MPTQSLLVYMDGPEVIGNPLGTQVEMDDAVSIKGTAAVPFRATQEKNIIQIEGYMPLDCMFCSQTFTHSEDLNKHVLMQHRPILCEPAVLRVEAEYLSPLDKSQVRAEPPKDKNGKENEEFSCEVCGQTFRVAFDVEIHMKKHKDSFTYGCHVCGRRFKEPWFLKNHMRTHTGKAGAKGKLQPGSESPATINEVVQEHAAESLSSPYKICMVCGFLFPNKESLIDHRKMHSKDSASGGGGAQTTSPQGGMPAPGEEFLQFLNLRPTSHPETGKKPTKWIPQLDPFTTYQAWQLATKGKVAVCREVKEQPGQEGSTDNDDSCSEKEELGEIWKNHSEGSGKSKPSKSGCAGLSQEKEKSRPAGGSDVSSMDGDPKLPGSKEKPTHCSECGKAFRTYHQLVLHSRVHKKDRRADAESPTMSVDGRQPRTCSPDLTTALDENGAVDREGGSEDGSEDGLPEGLHLDKNDDGGKIKHLTSSRECSYCGKFFRSNYYLNIHLRTHTGEKPYKCEFCDYAAAQKTSLRYHLERHHKDKQIDITADGKNDGKSQETEDALLPADSAQTKNLKRFFDGAKDVKGSPPAKQLKGMASAFPNVLGSTVLSPVHKDTQDFNRNATDDSTDRVCKTPATAYLDVLPKRAVGDAQAQEPASRTEAGVPGRVAAAEVGHREK